A genomic region of Pyrus communis chromosome 14, drPyrComm1.1, whole genome shotgun sequence contains the following coding sequences:
- the LOC137715491 gene encoding serine/threonine-protein phosphatase PP2A catalytic subunit, which yields MDSVPSNSHGNLDEQIAQLMQCKPLSEQEVRVLCEKAKEILMEESNVQPVKSPVTICGDIHGQFHDLAELFRIGGKCPDTNYLFMGDYVDRGYYSVETVTLLVALKVRYHQRITILRGNHESRQITQVYGFYDECLRKYGNANVWKIFTDLFDYFPLTALVESEIFCLHGGLSPSIETLDNIRNFDRVQEVPHEGPMCDLLWSDPDDRCGWGISPRGAGYTFGQDISEQFNHTNNLKLIARAHQLVMEGYNWGHEQKVVTIFSAPNYCYRCGNMASILEVDDCKGHTFIQFEPAPRRGEPDVTRRTPDYFL from the exons atggATTCGGTCCCTTCGAACTCACATGGGAACCTGGATGAACAGATTGCTCAGCTCATGCAGTGCAAGCCCTTGTCCGAACAAGAG GTAAGGGTGCTCTGCGAGAAGGCCAAGGAAATATTAATGGAAGAAAGCAATGTCCAG CCTGTAAAAAGCCCTGTAACTATCTGTGGGGATATTCATGGACAATTCCATGATCTAGCGGAGCTCTTCCGCATTGGAGGAAAG TGCCCAGATACAAACTATTTGTTTATGGGAGATTATGTGGACCGTGGCTATTATTCAGTTGAAACAGTGACA CTCCTAGTGGCCTTGAAGGTGCGTTATCATCAGCGTATTACTATCCTAAGAGGAAACCATGAAAGCCGTCAG ATTACTCAAGTTTATGGTTTTTATGACGAGTGCCTACGGAA GTATGGTAATGCCAATGTTTGGAAGATCTTTACAGATTTATTTGACTATTTTCCACTGACAGCATTG GTTGAAAGTGAAATATTCTGTCTGCATGGAGGGCTGTCTCCATCCATTGAAACCCTTGATAACATACGTAATTTTGACCGTGTACAAGAGGTTCCTCATGAGGGTCCCATGTGTGATCTTTTATGGTCTGACCCTGATGATCGCTGTGGTTGGGGTATCTCTCCCAGGGGTGCTGGATATACGTTTGGTCAG GACATATCCGAGCAGTTTAATCACACAAATAACTTAAAGTTGATTGCTAGAGCACATCAGCTGGTCATGGAAGGATACAACTGGGGTCAT GAACAAAAAGTGGTCACTATATTTAGCGCACCCAACTATTGTTATCGCTGTGGAAATATGGCATCCATCCTGGAAGTAGATGACTGCAAAGGTCACACATTCATTCAG TTTGAGCCAGCTCCAAGGAGGGGAGAACCAGATGTGACCCGAAGAACACCTGATTACTTCCTATAA
- the LOC137716156 gene encoding F-box/kelch-repeat protein At1g15670-like, translated as MAYDAIAQYTSLMQNNASFFLANITCSLAAKGTSCLICFAAKPHFSAKMWSIELTDLIPGLPAELGLECLTRLPYSAHPVASRVCSPWRTLLESQEFYHHRKKIARTHKVACLVQALPRKLVASESDVPKSTESPSFGITVFDPVSRSWDRLDPVPQYPNGMPLFCQLASCEGKLVAIGGWDPVSYSPVTDVFVYDFTTSRWKKANDMPSKRSFFAIGSDAGRVYVAGGHDENKDALKSAWVYDVRLDEWTELTQMSQERDECQGVMIGSEFWVVSGYRTESQGVFEAGAEVLELGSGRWRLEDEAWEAGHCPRHCVGVGEDGRLVSRGELDSAVRVGTCGVILGGGTLVVGSEYQGSSQGFYMAEETEGGQNGKLDRISVPDEFSGFVQSGCCVEI; from the coding sequence ATGGCCTACGACGCAATTGCACAATACACTTCTTTGATGCAAAACAacgcttctttttttttggcaaacatCACTTGCTCCTTAGCTGCAAAAGGCACTTCTTGCTTAATTTGCTTTGCTGCAAAACCACACTTCTCTGCTAAAATGTGGAGTATCGAGCTTACCGATTTGATCCCGGGTCTGCCTGCAGAACTCGGACTCGAGTGTCTGACGCGGTTGCCCTACTCAGCTCATCCAGTTGCTTCCCGGGTCTGCAGTCCATGGCGGACTCTGTTGGAAAGCCAAGAATTTTACCATCACAGGAAGAAAATCGCACGCACCCACAAAGTTGCATGCTTGGTTCAAGCTCTTCCTCGAAAGCTTGTTGCCTCAGAATCTGACGTACCTAAATCCACCGAGTCACCGAGTTTCGGAATCACCGTGTTTGACCCGGTGAGTCGTTCGTGGGATAGACTCGACCCGGTTCCTCAGTACCCAAATGGTATGCCCTTGTTTTGCCAATTGGCAAGCTGTGAAGGGAAGCTTGTGGCGATTGGCGGGTGGGACCCGGTGAGTTACAGCCCGGTCACAGACGTGTTTGTGTACGACTTCACCACTTCACGTTGGAAGAAAGCCAACGACATGCCGTCCAAGCGCTCTTTTTTTGCCATCGGATCGGACGCTGGACGGGTCTACGTGGCGGGCGGGCACGACGAGAACAAGGACGCGTTGAAGTCTGCATGGGTTTATGATGTGAGACTAGACGAGTGGACTGAGTTGACTCAGATGAGTCAGGAGCGAGACGAGTGTCAGGGGGTGATGATAGGGAGCGAGTTTTGGGTGGTTAGCGGGTATCGCACCGAGAGTCAAGGAGTCTTCGAGGCAGGTGCCGAGGTGTTGGAGTTGGGGTCGGGGCGGTGGCGGCTGGAGGACGAGGCGTGGGAGGCGGGACATTGTCCGAGGCATTGTGTTGGAGTAGGGGAAGATGGGAGATTGGTGAGTCGGGGTGAGTTGGACTCGGCGGTCCGAGTTGGAACCTGCGGTGTCATTCTTGGGGGTGGGACCCTGGTGGTGGGGTCGGAGTACCAAGGGTCAAGTCAAGGGTTCTATATGGCGGAAGAAACGGAGGGAGGGCAAAATGGCAAATTAGATAGGATTAGTGTGCCTGACGAGTTTTCTGGGTTTGTTCAATCAGGTTGCTGCGTTGAGATTTAG
- the LOC137716429 gene encoding phytoene synthase 2, chloroplastic-like, with amino-acid sequence MCSSISFAGKTYIGESNGRIPRQKSMVTAAKAQVITAPKQRSRPVFRELSIQGIPLADLHVQEIVQRQSQTRSVDGEGGRRGPQFNPSFLEEAYERCKNLCAEYAKTFYLGTLLMTEERQKAIWAIYVWCRRTDELVDGPNSGYMSSEVLDRWEQRLEDIFEGRPYDMLDAALTHTVFNFPLDIKPFRDMIDGMRMDTQKCRYQNFQELYLYCYYVAGTVGLMSVPVMGIAPDSRISAQSTYDSALYLGIGNQLTNILRDVGEDAMRGRVYLPQDELAQFGLCDNDVFSRKVTDPWRAFMKEQITRARFYFNLAEEGASQLDKASRWPVWSSLLIYRNILDAIEENDYDNLTKRAYVKRAKKLLMLPLAYTRSLSTHNLMSQ; translated from the exons ATGTGTTCTTCAATTTCCTTCGCAGGAAAGACTTACATCGGAGAGAGCAATGGAAGAATTCCGCGTCAAAAATCTATGGTCACAGCAGCAAAAGCTCAAGTGATTACAGCTCCCAAGCAAAGAAGCAGGCCTGTTTTTCGGGAGCTTTCAATTCAAGGCATTCCTCTTGCTGATTTACACGTGCAAGAAATCGTTCAAAGGCAGTCTCAGACTCGTAGTGTGGACGGGGAAGGCGGCCGCCGCGGGCCGCAGTTCAACCCTAGCTTTCTTGAAGAAGCATATGAGAGGTGCAAGAACCTTTGTGCAGAATATGCCAAGACATTCTATCTAG GCACTTTACTTATGACAGAAGAGCGTCAAAAGGCGATATGGGCAATCTATG TTTGGTGCAGGAGGACAGATGAACTGGTGGATGGTCCAAATTCCGGTTACATGAGCTCGGAAGTTCTTGATCGATGGGAACAGAGACTGGAAGATATTTTCGAAGGACGACCTTATGACATGCTTGATGCTGCGCTGACTCATACCGTTTTCAATTTTCCCTTGGACATCAAG CCTTTTCGAGACATGATTGACGGTATGCGAATGGACACGCAAAAATGCCGataccaaaattttcaagaGCTCTATCTTTACTGCTACTATGTGGCAGGGACGGTCGGCCTAATGAGTGTTCCTGTAATGGGAATTGCACCAGATTCTCGGATTTCTGCTCAAAGTACATATGATTCTGCATTATATTTGGGCATAGGAAACCAACTCACAAACATCCTTAGAGATGTTGGAGAGGA tgCAATGAGAGGGAGAGTTTATCTTCCCCAAGACGAGCTTGCGCAGTTTGGGTTGTGCGATAACGATGTTTTTTCAAGAAAAGTGACTGATCCATGGAGAGCATTCATGAAAGAACAGATTACAAGAGCAAGGTTTTATTTCAACCTAGCAGAAGAAGGAGCTTCTCAGCTTGATAAGGCTAGCCGTTGGCCG GTATGGTCATCGTTACTGATATATCGAAACATACTGGACGCGATCGAAGAAAACGATTACGATAACTTGACAAAGAGAGCGTATGTAAAGAGAGCCAAGAAACTTCTCATGCTGCCTTTGGCATACACAAGATCTCTATCAACACATAATTTGATGTCCCAATAA
- the LOC137716430 gene encoding probable polyamine transporter At3g13620, with the protein MKSPQSSPKSKTSLLENEKEAQEYPMFSNTKIKSKKLAFIPLVFLIYFQVSGGPYGTESTVGSGGPFFAILGFLLFPIIWCIPEALVTAELATAFPGNGGFVIWTHQAFGPFWGFLIGFWKFLSAVINLSSYPVLCIDYIDPMLPTLSHLPHYFLISLSTLLLSVLNFIGLPTVGYAAIFLGILSYLPFVVISLFAIPKIDPSKWVFSGQNRKKKNWPLFFNSLFWNLNCWDNVSTLVLEGVKNPPKTLPKAFLSAGLLTFLTSLIPLLAATGAMSLDLDDWVDGYYTVVAEKIVGKRFKKWVRAGAFLSSIGVYQSQLSSCSHQLLGMAELGLLPRLFGARSKWFDTPWVGIFISAVISNLVSYMKFRHVTSLVNVLFSLSMLVEFSAFLWLRVKIPDLQRPFRVPVTRLRGLIAVLFIPFGILVYVTCVGTKVVYLVIAVLTVFGIIWYHCMKIFQA; encoded by the coding sequence ATGAAATCTCCCCAATCTTCTCCAAAATCGAAAACCTCTCTtcttgaaaatgaaaaagaagcaCAAGAATATCCAATGTTTAGCAACACCAAGATCAAAAGCAAAAAACTAGCATTCATCCCACTAGTTTTCCTCATTTACTTTCAAGTCTCCGGCGGTCCCTATGGCACTGAGTCCACTGTCGGTTCCGGGGGGCCTTTCTTTGCCATCCTTGGCTTTCTCCTCTTCCCCATCATCTGGTGCATTCCTGAGGCCCTTGTCACTGCTGAGCTAGCCACCGCCTTTCCTGGCAATGGCGGCTTTGTCATATGGACTCACCAAGCCTTTGGTCCCTTCTGGGGCTTCCTCATTGGTTTCTGGAAGTTCCTTAGTGCTGTCATTAACCTGTCGTCCTACCCAGTTCTCTGTATAGACTACATTGATCCCATGCTACCAACTTTGTCACACTTGCCTCACTATTTTCTCATCTCTCTTTCAACCCTTTTGCTCTCAGTTCTTAACTTCATTGGTCTGCCTACTGTTGGCTATGCTGCAATATTTTTAGGCATTTTATCATACTTGCCATTTGTAGTAATTTCGCTTTTTGCTATTCCCAAAATTGACCCAAGCAAATGGGTTTTTTCTGGCCagaataggaagaaaaaaaattggccaTTGTTTTTTAATTCCTTATTTTGGAACTTAAATTGTTGGGACAATGTTAGTACTTTAGTTCTGGAAGGTGTTAAAAATCCCCCCAAAACATTACCAAAAGCATTTCTCTCAGCTGGGTTGTTGACTTTTTTGACTTCCCTAATACCTCTACTAGCTGCAACTGGTGCCATGTCTCTTGACCTAGATGATTGGGTTGATGGGTATTACACAGTTGTGGCAGAAAAAATCGTAGGGAAAAGGTTCAAAAAATGGGTTAGGGCTGGAGCCTTTTTGTCTAGCATTGGTGTCTACCAGTCCCAATTGAGCAGTTGCTCACACCAGCTTTTAGGCATGGCTGAATTAGGGTTGCTGCCTAGACTTTTCGGGGCACGGTCAAAATGGTTCGACACTCCTTGGGTGGGAATTTTTATATCAGCAGTGATATCAAACTTGGTTTCTTACATGAAGTTTAGGCATGTCACATCTTTAGTGAATGTTTTGTTCAGTTTGAGCATGCTAGTTGAATTTTCGGCTTTTCTTTGGTTGAGGGTGAAGATTCCGGATTTACAGAGGCCCTTCAGAGTTCCAGTTACAAGGCTGAGAGGGTTAATAGCAGTGTTATTTATTCCGTTTGGAATTTTGGTGTATGTAACTTGTGTTGGCACAAAAGTTGTGTACTTGGTGATTGCTGTGCTGACTGTGTTTGGGATTATTTGGTACCACTGCATGAAGATTTTCCAGGCTTAA
- the LOC137714185 gene encoding probable polyamine transporter At3g13620 — protein sequence MPNQESTMEPSSKTAMVPQDLPVTTAATTTTAATNRKKLTLIPLIFLIYFEVAGGPFGEEPAVQAAGPLFALLGFLIFPFIWSVPEALITAELSTAFPGNGGYVIWADRAFGPFWGSLMGTWKYLSGVINIAAFPVLCIDYMDKIIPAFESGWPRHLAISVSTLILSFVNYTGLTIVGYAAVLLAVASLSPFILMCLIAIPKIHPHRWMSLGRKGVEKDWNLFFNTLFWNLNFWDNVSTLAGEVDNPQKTFPVALFVAVIFTCLAYLFPLFAVIGSVNVDQTRWGSGFHAEAAEMIAGKWLKYWIEVGAVLSGIGLFEAQLSSYGYQLLGMANLGFLPKFFALRSSRFNTPWVGILLSTVIILAVSFMNFTDIIASANFLYSLGMLLEFSAFLWLRRKLPALKRPYRVPMRLPGLVIMCLIPSGFLVFIMAIATRTVYLISGLMTVAAIGWYFLMKIFKSKKFCAFSTIEVDEG from the coding sequence atgCCAAACCAAGAGTCCACTATGGAACCTTCTTCAAAAACTGCAATGGTTCCTCAAGACCTTCCCGTCaccaccgccgccaccaccacaaccGCTGCCACAAACCGAAAGAAGCTCACCCTGATCCCTCTCATCTTCCTCATCTACTTTGAAGTTGCCGGCGGCCCTTTTGGAGAAGAGCCTGCAGTGCAAGCCGCAGGACCCCTTTTCGCCCTTCTCGGCTTCCTCATCTTCCCATTTATCTGGAGTGTCCCGGAAGCTCTCATCACTGCAGAGCTCTCCACCGCCTTCCCTGGAAATGGCGGTTATGTCATCTGGGCCGACCGTGCTTTTGGCCCTTTCTGGGGCTCTTTGATGGGCACCTGGAAGTACCTAAGCGGCGTCATCAACATTGCAGCATTTCCAGTTCTTTGCATTGATTACATGGACAAGATAATCCCTGCTTTCGAATCCGGTTGGCCTAGGCATCTTGCAATCTCTGTTTCTACTCTGATTCTATCTTTCGTAAACTATACTGGTTTAACTATTGTTGGATATGCTGCTGTTCTTCTCGCTGTCGCTTCCCTTTCGCCTTTTATTTTGATGTGTTTGATTGCCATTCCGAAGATTCATCCTCACCGTTGGATGAGTCTCGGGCGGAAGGGTGTGGAGAAAGATTGGAACTTGTTCTTCAACACCCTCttttggaatttaaatttttgggaCAATGTGAGTACTTTAGCTGGGGAAGTAGATAACCCCCAAAAAACTTTTCCGGTGGCTCTTTTCGTGGCGGTGATCTTTACTTGCTTGGCGTACTTGTTCCCGCTTTTTGCTGTTATTGGTTCGGTTAATGTGGATCAAACTAGATGGGGTTCTGGATTTCATGCAGAGGCTGCTGAAATGATTGCTGGAAAATGGTTGAAGTATTGGATTGAAGTTGGTGCAGTGTTATCTGGAATTGGACTTTTTGAAGCACAACTAAGCAGTTACGGTTACCAACTTCTTGGCATGGCGAATTTAGGGTTCTTGCCTAAGTTTTTTGCTCTTCGGTCCAGTAGGTTTAACACCCCGTGGGTCGGAATTTTACTTTCCACAGTGATAATTCTTGCAGTTTCCTTCATGAACTTTACAGATATTATTGCATCTGCAAATTTCTTGTACAGTTTGGGAATGCTATTGGAATTTTCTGCTTTTCTTTGGTTGAGGAGGAAGTTGCCAGCATTGAAGAGGCCTTATCGAGTTCCGATGAGGCTGCCAGGTTTGGTGATCATGTGCTTGATTCCATCTGGGTTTTTGGTCTTTATCATGGCTATTGCTACCAGGACTGTGTACTTGATCAGCGGTTTGATGACCGTGGCGGCAATCGGATGGtactttttaatgaaaattttcaagtctaagAAGTTTTGTGCGTTCAGTACTATAGAAGTTGATGAAGGATGA
- the LOC137716277 gene encoding uncharacterized protein: protein MQNLYELSFILSQLLASGSETAAMESIPLRHSISATNQSFLLRRQRNPENQFQSSSQRFHLHTPTRRFRIHSKLPGFQDSKGHARPSRLLPATEVKICTDNSVEKLFSSLRDDGSQSLYKVKLGTSNVYGSSLSDLNAGILLCVIDENGDSILQRIPSSIITNHATESEDGVLHFQRGSVDEFTFEGPKLGKVGAVWISLESGQWRLGSVSLTVICGKQSSMEEKDEEKLQYTGFSYNFAVEDILLGEGSDSSMLQLRPCLVTELSGVDPVTIFTKSLPESTLSVSGISNKETMREYEDLKLSLLLYDAMLIFVGTSVASFSAGENISFAFLTGGMGGFFYLLLLQRSVDGLPAAELTSMNTGQTNQTFGGSKVPIFVFALAIGFTLVTVKYGGDVPIVFTPKQLIAGMIGFLACKVSVVLAAVKPLPISLKINE from the exons ATGCAGAATCTATACGAACTGTCATTCATTCTGTCTCAGCTGCTTGCGTCTGGCTCTGAAACTGCAGCCATGGAGTCGATTCCTCTGAGGCATTCAATCTCTGCAACCAATCAGAGCTTTCTATTAAGAAGACaaagaaacccagaaaatcaaTTTCAGAGCAGCAGCCAAAGATTTCACCTTCACACCCCAACTCGGCGTTTTCGAATCCATTCCAAACTCCCTGGTTTTCAAG ATTCCAAGGGCCATGCAAGGCCTTCGCGTCTCTTGCCAGCTACAGAAGTGAAAATCTGCACAGATAACTCAGTGGAAAAGCTTTTCTCGTCTTTAAGGGATGACGGATCTCAGTCTTTATACAAGGTTAAGTTAGGTACTAGTAATGTTTATGGCTCAAGTCTCTCTGACTTGAATGCTGGGATCCTCCTTTGCGTGATAGACGAAAATGGTGACTCCATATTACAAAGGATACCATCGAGTATCATAACAAATCATGCTACAGAGTCGGAGGATGGCGTGCTTCACTTTCAAAGAGGTTCTGTTGATGAGTTCACCTTTGAGGGACCTAAGCTTGGAAAAGTTGGAGCTGTTTGGATCAGTCTTGAATCAG GTCAATGGCGGTTAGGAAGTGTGAGCTTGACCGTTATCTGTGGGAAACAAAGTTCGATGGAAGAAAAAGACGAAGAAAAACTTCAGTATACTGGTTTCAGTTACAACTTTGCTGTTGAGGATATCTTGCTGGGTGAGGGAAGTGACAGTTCCATGCTGCAACTTAGACCTTGCCTTGTGACCGAGCTATCCGGGGTTGACCCCGTCACCATCTTCACCAAAAGCCTCCCTGAATCAACTCTATCTGTGAGTGGGATATCAAACAAGGAAACCATGAGAGAATACGAGGATTTGAAACTATCTTTGCTACTTTATGATGCCATGCTGATCTTTGTTGGTACATCAGTTGCATCCTTCTCAGCTGGGGAAAACATAAGCTTTGCATTTTTAACAGGTGGGATGGGCGGCTTCTTCTATCTCTTGCTACTGCAAAGGTCGGTTGATGGATTGCCTGCTGCAGAATTGACTTCCATGAACACGGGACAGACCAACCAAACCTTCGGAGGATCTAAGGTTCCAATATTTGTCTTTGCATTGGCTATTGGTTTTACTCTAGTCACAGTGAAGTATGGCGGGGATGTCCCAATCGTATTCACTCCGAAACAACTCATAGCCGGGATGATTGGATTTCTTGCATGTAAAGTTTCTGTGGTCCTGGCAGCAGTTAAGCCCTTGCCAATAAGTCTAAAGATAAACGAGTGA